A single window of Metallosphaera hakonensis JCM 8857 = DSM 7519 DNA harbors:
- the ahcY gene encoding adenosylhomocysteinase, which yields MNYRIKDISLADQGKNQLEWAEIHMPALIKIQKDLEREKPLKGVRIAAVLHVTKETGVLMKTLKLAGADISLAASNPLSTQDDIAAALVKYYDVSVFAWKGESEKDYYDNIKSLLESEPQIVMDDGGDLHAFLHENGLYGKVFGGTEETTTGVVRLKAMEEQGVLKYPVIAVNNAFTKYLFDNRFGTGQSAIDGVLRATNILIAGKTCVVAGYGWVGRGIASRLRGLGGRVIVVEASPLRALEAVMEGFEVMNMRDASKIGDLFITATGNIRAISKEHIANMKDGAILANAGHFNVEIDVEGLRSMAKSRRIVRPYTEENELQDGRRIYLLADGRLVNLAAGEGHPSEVMDLSFSNQALSIVHIYKNRGKLEPKVYDVPNHIDEQVALLKLNSMGIEIEKLTEEQIEYSKQWKYGT from the coding sequence ATGAATTACAGAATTAAGGATATATCCCTTGCAGATCAAGGGAAAAACCAACTTGAATGGGCAGAAATACATATGCCTGCACTTATTAAAATACAGAAAGACTTGGAAAGAGAGAAACCATTGAAGGGAGTTAGAATTGCCGCGGTTTTACATGTGACCAAAGAAACTGGAGTTCTTATGAAAACTCTCAAACTAGCTGGTGCTGATATATCCTTAGCAGCAAGCAACCCACTATCTACCCAGGACGATATAGCAGCGGCTCTAGTGAAATATTATGATGTGTCAGTCTTTGCTTGGAAAGGTGAGTCCGAGAAAGATTATTACGATAATATTAAGTCTCTACTGGAGAGCGAGCCTCAGATTGTTATGGATGATGGGGGTGATTTACACGCATTTTTACACGAAAATGGTCTATACGGCAAAGTTTTCGGAGGTACCGAGGAAACAACTACTGGAGTAGTAAGACTAAAGGCTATGGAGGAGCAAGGTGTTCTAAAATATCCAGTGATCGCTGTTAACAACGCATTCACTAAATACCTTTTTGATAATAGGTTCGGAACAGGCCAAAGTGCCATAGACGGTGTTCTACGAGCCACAAATATTCTAATAGCAGGTAAAACTTGTGTAGTTGCAGGCTACGGATGGGTCGGCAGAGGCATAGCCTCCAGGTTAAGAGGGTTAGGAGGAAGGGTTATCGTAGTAGAGGCAAGTCCTTTGAGAGCTTTGGAAGCAGTTATGGAAGGTTTTGAAGTTATGAACATGAGAGACGCCTCTAAAATAGGAGATTTATTCATAACTGCCACAGGAAACATTAGGGCAATTTCCAAGGAACACATAGCTAACATGAAAGATGGCGCTATTCTCGCGAACGCAGGGCATTTTAATGTTGAGATAGACGTAGAAGGTCTAAGATCTATGGCTAAATCCAGGAGAATAGTTAGGCCATATACCGAAGAGAACGAATTGCAGGATGGAAGGCGGATATACCTGCTAGCCGATGGTAGATTAGTCAACCTAGCTGCAGGAGAAGGGCATCCAAGCGAAGTTATGGATCTAAGTTTCTCTAATCAAGCTCTCTCTATTGTCCATATATATAAAAATCGAGGTAAACTGGAACCAAAAGTATATGACGTGCCAAATCACATAGATGAGCAGGTTGCATTACTAAAGTTAAACTCAATGGGCATTGAAATTGAAAAACTCACTGAAGAACAGATAGAATATTCTAAACAATGGAAATATGGAACGTAA
- a CDS encoding pyruvate dehydrogenase has product MLALMEEDWEDIEEEDWEDIEEEDWEEDEW; this is encoded by the coding sequence GTGCTTGCGTTGATGGAGGAAGATTGGGAAGACATAGAGGAGGAAGATTGGGAAGACATAGAGGAGGAAGATTGGGAAGAGGATGAGTGGTAA